The genomic interval TCGCGGCGCTTCGGCTTGCCGATGTCGGAGGGCGAGGCGTTGATGGCGATCACCAGGTCCGCGCCGCGCACGCCTTCCCACGGGTTGGCCTGATATTGCGCGCCGTCTTCATTCCAGCCGTCCTCGCAGATCAGGAAGCCGATTTTGACCCCGTTGAGCGCCCACACCAGCGACTCGCTGCCCGGCTCGAAGTGGCGCGCCTCGTCGAAGATGTTGTAGGTCGGCAGCAACTGCTTGTGATACACAGCCGCGATGCGGCCGTTCTCGGCAACCACCAGCGAATTGTAGCGCGGCTTGCCGTAGCCCTTGGTGCTGGCGGTCGCCGCGCCGAACACCAGGGTGACGCCGATCGCTGCGCTGGCTGTGGCGACCTCGTTCAGCGCCGCTTCCTGGCGCGCGACAAACCAGGGCTCGTCGAGCAGGTCCATGGGGTAATAGCCGGTCAGCGCCAGCTCGGAAAAAACCACGATTTCCGCACCCTCCGCCTTTGCCTGCCGCGCGAACGAGAGCAGCTTCGCGGCGTTGCCCGCGATGTCGCCGACGGTGAAATTGCATTGCGCCAAGGCGATGTTCATGACGATGTCTCCTCGAAATATTTCACGCCGAAAACCTGCGCCAGGTAGGTCAGAAAAGCCCGGTCGCGGCACATCGTCTTGCCCGGGCTGTCGGACAGCTTGGCCACCGGCTGGCCGTTGGCCTCGACCAGCTTGATCACGATGTTGAGCGCCGCCACCCCCATGTCGTTGCTCAGGTTGGTGCCGATGCCGAAACCGAGGCGGGCTTCATCGCCGAAGCGGGCATGTAGCCCCAGTGCCGCCGGCAGCGTCAGCCCGTCGGAAAACACCAGGCGCTTGGTGCCGGGGTCGATGCCCAGCTTGCGGTAGCGGGCGATTGCCTTGTCGGCCCATGCTACCGGATCGCCGGAATCGTGGCGCAGGCCGTCGAACAGCTTGGCGAAGTACAGGTCGAAATCCGCCAGGAACGCGTCCATGCCCACCACGTCGGTCAGCGCGATGCCCAGGTCGCCGCGGTATTCCTGCACCCAGTTCTCCAGCGCCATCTTCTGGAAATCGCGCAACCGGTAGCCCAGCGCCTGGTGCAGTTGCAGGTACTCGTGCGCCATGGTGCCGATCGGCGGCAGGCCGAGGTCCATCGCCAGCCTCACGTTGCTGGTTCCCTTGAAGAACTGCGGCGCTTCCTCCGCCAAACGGCTCACCACCTCGCGCTGCCAGTCCCGCCCATAGCGCCGGCGCGTGCCGAAGTCGAAAAACTCGAAGGGAAAGCGGCGCTCGCCCATGCTGGCCCCAGTATCGCGCAGCAGGGCGATCTTCGCGTCGAGGCGGCGCCGGCCCTCGGCAAGCAAGGGCGCGCTGTCGAAGCTGCTGAAATAGACCTCGTTGACGATGGCCAGCAGGTAGATCTCGAACAGCATGACATGCACCAGCGGCCCCTTGACGCGGATATCCAGGCCGCCGGCGTCGTTCGCCGCGATCGAGACATGGCGCCGCTTGAGGCGGAAATCCTCGAGGAAGTCCACGAAGCTGGGCTTGATGAAGCGCAGGCTGCGCAGATAGTCCAGCTCGGCCGGCTGGAACGTCAGCGTGCAGAGCGCGTCGACCTGGCGGTTCACCTCGTCGGCGATGCTGGCCAGGGGCATGGCTGTCGCATTCCTGCACTTGAATTCGTATGTCCCCTCCGCCTCCGGGTGCTTGTGCAACACGGCCTGCAGCATGGTGAACTTGTAAAGGTCGGTGTCCAGCAGGGATTGGATGATGGGGTCCATGGTGACTCCTTTATGCGGTTCCGCAATCTATCTATGTAGGGTGGGTTAGCGGTTTTTTGCGCTTGTCCTCGGGTGATTTGGCCGGGGGTAACCCACCAAGTGTGCCGTAAGGCACTCATTAAAAAATGTGTTGAGTTGCTGCGCAACGCCCGGTGGGTTGCTAACCCACCCTACATTACATCTGGTCGGTGGAAGACGCGATGCGCATGCCGCGTGCGGTCATTTCGCGCACGAAATCCTCGCCCAGATGCTCGAAGCCGCTCACCGGGCTGGTGCAATCGGTCAGCAGCACCATTTTCGCGACATTCTGCGCGCCCAGGCTGTC from Sulfurimicrobium lacus carries:
- the pncB gene encoding nicotinate phosphoribosyltransferase, with the translated sequence MDPIIQSLLDTDLYKFTMLQAVLHKHPEAEGTYEFKCRNATAMPLASIADEVNRQVDALCTLTFQPAELDYLRSLRFIKPSFVDFLEDFRLKRRHVSIAANDAGGLDIRVKGPLVHVMLFEIYLLAIVNEVYFSSFDSAPLLAEGRRRLDAKIALLRDTGASMGERRFPFEFFDFGTRRRYGRDWQREVVSRLAEEAPQFFKGTSNVRLAMDLGLPPIGTMAHEYLQLHQALGYRLRDFQKMALENWVQEYRGDLGIALTDVVGMDAFLADFDLYFAKLFDGLRHDSGDPVAWADKAIARYRKLGIDPGTKRLVFSDGLTLPAALGLHARFGDEARLGFGIGTNLSNDMGVAALNIVIKLVEANGQPVAKLSDSPGKTMCRDRAFLTYLAQVFGVKYFEETSS